The nucleotide window TTCGTCTGGCCGAGGCTGCCTATGAGCGCTATGGCTTTGAGGACTTCAAGCTCAAGGGTGGCGTCTTCGCCGGTGAAGAGGAAATGCTTGCCGCCGCCGCTCTCAAAGCGCGTTTCCCGGAAGGCCGGATCTCGCTTGACCCCAACGGCGCATGGTCCCTTTCCGAAGCCATTGCCCTTTGCAAGGGTCAGGGCCACATTCTGGCCTATGCGGAAGACCCGTGCGGCGCAGAAGACGGCTATTCAGGCCGCGAAATCATGTCCGAATTCCGCCGGGCCACCGGCCTTCAGACGGCCACCAACATGGTCGCCACGGACTGGCGGCAGATGGGTCACTCGGTGATGCTGCAATCGGTCGACATTCCGCTGGCCGACCCGCATTTCTGGACCATGCAGGGCACGGTGCGGGTGGCACAGATGTGCCGCGACTGGGGCCTGATCTGGGGCTCTCATTCCAACAACCATTTCGATATTTCGCTGGCCATGTTCACCCATGCCGCAGCCGCCGCTCCGGGTCGCATCACGCCGATCGATACGCACTGGATCTGGCAGGATGGGCAGCGGCTGACCAAGGAACCGCTGCTCATCAAAGGCGGCGAGATTGCCGTTCCGGAACGCCCCGGCCTTGGCATCGAGCCGGACGTTGATCAGATCATGGCGGCGCATGAGCTCTACAAGAAGAAGGGGCTGGGCGCGCGCGATGATGCCCTCGGCATGCAATTCCTCATTCCCAACTGGCAGTTCGACAACAAACGCCCCTGCCTCGTGCGGTAAGTCTAGTCGGCAAGCAGAGCGCGACGAGGCCCTGACCTCTCCTGACCTTGGAAGCCCCGGTCTCTTGATTGAGCCGGGGCCTTTTCTGTTGCACTCAAGAGCGCAGGCCCAACGTTGAAATCACCCGGCGAAGCGCTGGCTCTTGCGGCAAACGAAGGTCAGTTCCGTGTTGGGCGCGGCGGAAATGTCCGAAAAGATCAGAGCACCATCATAGGGTGCCCGGATTTCCTCACCCGAAGCACGGTGACCGATCACCTGCCCCTCCCTGACTTCGGCACCGGTAGTGAATTTCTCCACCAGCCGGTCATCGGCATGCTCGGCCAGAATTGCATCCATCATTTCATAGACACGCGGCTTGGGACGTTCGGCTGGCAGGGAAAAGTTGATCATGTCGAGATGGGCAAGGCCGTTGAGAATGCACTGCCAGGCAACCGCGGCGGAGGCCGGATCGTTGTGGTTGCCACATTCCACGGTGATGCCATAGCCACCGGCAAACCGCATGTATTCAGTCGTTCCAACGCCGAGATTGGCGGGCATGGTATCGCGAACCGCAGCGGCTCCCGCCGCCTTTTTGCGGGCCTTGATGGCCTTGTCAAAGGCCTCCATCCAGCCATGCACCATCAGGCCCAGCCCCATTGCACTGGCAAGGGCCAGTTCGGCATCCGCATGGGCGAAGGGCTCCAGCACGCCATCATTGTCAGACGGCCCGAACAGGGCAAGGGGCTCGCCTTCTGAGGTGAAGGAATGCAGGTCGATGAGAACATCATGGTCTCTGAGAATCGGGCAGATGACATTGCAGAGGCGGTCCTCGAAATCCTCCGGCACGGTCTTTTCCGAGAAGTTGCGATTGAGGTTGCGCATGCCTTCGCGCTGGTTCCTGCGCCATGCGAGCGGATTCATCACCGGCACGAAGGTCACCGAACCGCGCGTCAGGCGCAGGTGCCCGGACTTGAAGGCGGCTATGGCGCGGGTGATCGCCCGGGTACCACAAGGTTCATTGCCATGCACGGCACCGGTGATCAACAGCTTCGGGCCGGGACGGAGCGAACGGAATGTCACGGTTTCGAGCGTTTCCACGTCCGGTCCATCCGCCAGCAAGGGCAAAGCGAGCGCATCTTCGACGCCCACCATGTCAGCAGGCGCTATATCGATGACCATGCCCGGCTCAAGGCGGCGTGCCAGCTCGAGGAGATGCTCATGGGCAACCGCGACGCAGCCAGCCGTGCCGGAGAAATCCTCGCGCGCCGCATGCAGAAAGATGGCACTGCCGCCACCGAGCGCTGGCGTTGCATCATTCCAGCCAAGCGGCACAAAGAGATCAAACAGCCGCTCTCCCAGACGCGAAGGTGCCTCCTCACGCATATCCAGCAGGAACCGGTTGTAAAGCCTGCCGGACGCCTCTTCACTCCAGTTGTAATTTGCCGGCTTTTCCTTGAAGGGAAAGGCAAATGCGCCGGGTTCATCGCCAAATATGGCCGGATCATAGAAGCCATAGCGCAGGGGGAAACAGCCAATGGGGGTGCAGCCGTCGCCTTCTCGCTTCAACTGCGGGGCGACAAGTCCGTTGCAGCCCACCACACAGGGCACCTGCCAATCGCCAATCGACAATGTAGCAAGATGAGGCGCTTCCGGATCAGCGCCCGCCCGCACCCGGATCACAGGTTGATGGAATGCACTTTCCTCTCCATGCGATGGGGCAGAAAGATTGCTCACGATTTCGTCTTTCATGGCTATTGGCCTTGTTCTTGAGACAGCATCTCACAGGATGCCCTTGAGGGAGAGAGACAATCGGCACCCTTGTCAGACCCGGCACGGGCAAAGGCGACCGGACAGCTCCGATCAAAAGCACAGCGGCGCGGTGCTTGCAAGGCTGAAGGCGGTTGGTGCGTGGGTAACCTGTGCAGCCCGGCTTGCAATGGTGAGGCGCAGGCCTTTGTGCCAGCTTACTGGCACTCCTGCCTTGCCCCCTTGTTGCCCAGATCGACCAGCACATCCTGTAGGTTCCGGCCCAATTGCCTAGGCTCCAGCCATTTGCCGCCTGTTGCGTTGGCCACACAGGCAAGCGCATCTCCGCCCCCAAGAGAGACGACATCAATTTCGATGTCAGCGTTCTGTCGCGCAACGGCACAGGGATCGCCATCGCATGTGTCCTTGCCATCGCTAACCAGAATGATGCGGCCGCCACCGTTGCGCTTGACTTTCTGAACGGCCAGATTCAGGGCCTTTGCTGCGGCTGTCGCCTGGTCGGCGGACAGCTGGTTGATCTTCTGGATCATGCGGCCACGCCTGTCGTGGGAGTAGTTGCCCATATCAAACACGTCATCGAAACCGGAAAAGGCGACCACTCCGATGTCCGTGTCCGGATCCAGTTGCCCGGCAACTTCAGCGACCGATTCCTTGAGGGCATCAAGCCGCTTGTGGCCCGGCTTCTTTTTGAGACCGTCATAGACCAGCAAAGCGGCTCGGCCCAGAATCCCTCCGGCTGCCATGCGCTTTTCAAGTTTCGTGGCCAGAGCGCTGTCGATATCCGAAGGCAATGCCATGCTGGAGGAATGATCAAGAGCAAGAACGATATAGCCCTTGTCCTCCGGGCGCAGGCATTGCCGGGTTGGGTCGGTTACCGGTGGTGCTTCCGACAGTGTTTCTGTCTTTGGTTTTGTCTGTGGTTCTGGCGGCGTATCTGGCAGTTGTGCCTTGGGCGGTTCGGGCAATTCCGGTTCGCAACGGGCCGCTTCCTCTCCGGTCAACTGCATGAGGGTGTGCAGTTGCTGTTGCAGGTCATTCAGACGGCCATTATCTGGTAACTCCTGCACCGAACACCAACTGACGCCATACCCCCAGAAACGGATGCCGCAGGCCTTCAGGGAGAGATAGCCAAGCGCGCCGACAAGACCGGCGAATACAAGCCACAAAACGACGAGAATCACCAACCGCATACCCCTCATCGGCACTGCTCCCTTGCTCCATTGAGGCCCAGATCGACAAGGATCTGCTGCAGGCTACGTCCCTGCTGTGTCGGTTCTACCAATCGCCCTCCAGTCGCTTGTGCCACACAGGCGAGGGACTGCCTTCCGCCGAGCGAGATGACATCGACCTGCACCCCTGATATCCGCTGCGCAACGGCGCAAGGGTCGCCCTCGCAGGTATCATTGCCATCGCTGACCAGAATCACGCGCCCGCCGCTGACCCTGCCCGCCTTTT belongs to uncultured Cohaesibacter sp. and includes:
- a CDS encoding enolase C-terminal domain-like protein is translated as MRVVPVAGQDSMLLNLSGAHGPYFTRNVVLLEDETGRIGVGEVPGGEKIRQTLEDSIPLVVGQPIARMNGILTTMNETFANRDKGGRGTQTFDLRIAIHAVTAVEAALLDLMGQFLNLPVAALLGEGQQRDKVRMLGYLFYVADRNKTNLPYRSEPDATDDWLRLRNEEAMTPEAVVRLAEAAYERYGFEDFKLKGGVFAGEEEMLAAAALKARFPEGRISLDPNGAWSLSEAIALCKGQGHILAYAEDPCGAEDGYSGREIMSEFRRATGLQTATNMVATDWRQMGHSVMLQSVDIPLADPHFWTMQGTVRVAQMCRDWGLIWGSHSNNHFDISLAMFTHAAAAAPGRITPIDTHWIWQDGQRLTKEPLLIKGGEIAVPERPGLGIEPDVDQIMAAHELYKKKGLGARDDALGMQFLIPNWQFDNKRPCLVR
- a CDS encoding succinylglutamate desuccinylase/aspartoacylase family protein; its protein translation is MKDEIVSNLSAPSHGEESAFHQPVIRVRAGADPEAPHLATLSIGDWQVPCVVGCNGLVAPQLKREGDGCTPIGCFPLRYGFYDPAIFGDEPGAFAFPFKEKPANYNWSEEASGRLYNRFLLDMREEAPSRLGERLFDLFVPLGWNDATPALGGGSAIFLHAAREDFSGTAGCVAVAHEHLLELARRLEPGMVIDIAPADMVGVEDALALPLLADGPDVETLETVTFRSLRPGPKLLITGAVHGNEPCGTRAITRAIAAFKSGHLRLTRGSVTFVPVMNPLAWRRNQREGMRNLNRNFSEKTVPEDFEDRLCNVICPILRDHDVLIDLHSFTSEGEPLALFGPSDNDGVLEPFAHADAELALASAMGLGLMVHGWMEAFDKAIKARKKAAGAAAVRDTMPANLGVGTTEYMRFAGGYGITVECGNHNDPASAAVAWQCILNGLAHLDMINFSLPAERPKPRVYEMMDAILAEHADDRLVEKFTTGAEVREGQVIGHRASGEEIRAPYDGALIFSDISAAPNTELTFVCRKSQRFAG
- a CDS encoding VWA domain-containing protein: MRGMRLVILVVLWLVFAGLVGALGYLSLKACGIRFWGYGVSWCSVQELPDNGRLNDLQQQLHTLMQLTGEEAARCEPELPEPPKAQLPDTPPEPQTKPKTETLSEAPPVTDPTRQCLRPEDKGYIVLALDHSSSMALPSDIDSALATKLEKRMAAGGILGRAALLVYDGLKKKPGHKRLDALKESVAEVAGQLDPDTDIGVVAFSGFDDVFDMGNYSHDRRGRMIQKINQLSADQATAAAKALNLAVQKVKRNGGGRIILVSDGKDTCDGDPCAVARQNADIEIDVVSLGGGDALACVANATGGKWLEPRQLGRNLQDVLVDLGNKGARQECQ